The sequence CTTTTTTGATGTTTGTTGCATGCTGGCCCAGACCTTTAATCAGTAGCTTAGACTGATATTGACACTGAAAGACAGGCCACAAGGGAACGCCTCAGTGAAGGCCTGCAAGACTGTTGCTGACATTAAGCAAAGGAAGCATTGTGTCTTCATGTTTCATCACATATCCACATCCTTTGGAAAAACAGGATAGTGGAAGGCATCATAGTAATAGATTAAACAGGGAGGAAAGCTCCCATGGTTAGTTTGGTTAGATGAGGTCAGAATGACAGCTGATTGGAGATTCACCACACACcttactctgtctctctccacccctTCTCACACTCTCATCCCCCTGCCTTTTTGAGTGTCCGCCTCGTCCTCTCGGTTGACTCAGGTAGAGTTGTCATGAGCAGTAACCACATCTCACAGCGTATTAATTCATCCTGTGAGGAAGGTGACTCAGTTTTCCTGTGAGCGTGCATGGCGTTAATGAGGTCAACGTTTGTCTGTGATGAGTTCATCCTGCCAAAAGGAGTACGTACTTCGACTTTGTACAGCTCTGAATTATTTTAAAGCACTTATACCCcctgtatattttaaatgtgtatataacatatattttctgtttcagaacTAAAAAACTAACATTTTTTCCCAATAAGCCGCATAGGGCAGTTTGACTATTGAGatgcacttttatttttccaagtATTAGTTAACACACATAAGAGCaacttcttttgttttacatatAAATTACCGCTGTTGTCTAAGGACTAATTCAATTATCTAGAGTTTATTCTTATTTATGTGCTGTAATTTAAAAGAATTATGCTAAAGGCAAGGTCTTAATTTattctttcttatttttgctCTGCAGATGGAGATTGATAACTTTATACTTTGGAGATAAATGAAAAGATTGTGCAATACTACGtagttttgctgttttgtaaaAAGGTGTTTGTACTTTTCAAACTTtaggaaaaaatacattttgtaatatGTCTGGAAAATTATTTCACGCTCTTTGTACAATTGGGTTTTAATGACATAGTATTAGCCTATTTtataaactgaataaaacaagTGAGGCTAATTTAGTGTCTGTAGTTTCTCATCTCAACACATGCTGGAggtttttactttgttttcagttgcGAATGTGACGGGACACAACTTTTTATGAGCCTTTTAAGGAACCTTTCACGCCCAATACAGGAAACCATTACAGTGCTAGAATAAGTGTAATCGCCTTACATTATTGTGAGTTccttttaaataattattaaagACTCACATGGATACCCTGACACAAACTGAGTTCCATCTACATTAAGTTGTCAGCCTGTCAGGATAAACAATGAAGCTCATCATATTCATTaattttgtcattgtcattctACCCAGAAATGTTTCACAGTAGAAGATatgattaaagaaaaagatataAATTGTAGTTTATTAGATGACAATAATATGTACTCATACTGGGGATctcttaataaaaacacagaacctAAGAAAGACGGATTGGAAAATCTGGCCACGCTCATATGACAGCTATTACTACATTTACCTAGAGATAAGgcaaaaaagaggagagaagaccAAACCTCTGCAAAATAAGCAGCAAGCAAAGTCACATAAATAGCATCTAAAACTGATCACAGTTCTTTGCATAAAGAAATGCAACTTTGAGACTGGAAGAAAAAAGTATCACTTGACTAAACTCATAAGAAATCTCAGTAAAACTGAGAATGCCAGCCAACAGTCAGGGTTTAGAGAGGACAAACAAGGTAGCTGCTTTCAGCGACATCCAACAAATGACTCATTGTACTTCTTAAATGGCTGCTGGCTGCTCACGGAATTCCTTGATTTCTGCACAGAATTCCTCCTGCCAGACTTCTGCTTGAAAATAGGAGAGCGGAGAAACTGCAAGTCTGTGAACTTGTCTCCCCGTCGAAGTTTCCTGTCAAGATAAGAACGGGATGGCTGAGCATTCATGCAgttaaaaaaagataagataagaactttattgatcccgcaggaaattgttgtgctAGGGttgcaatacaatacaatactgAACATATCTTAATTGTGAACAGCAATATGTGAACTTACGCATTTAGCGTGGGTTCCTTGTAGTCCACCACCATGGTGCAGCGCCGCTTGCGAGCAGGAACAGGAGTGGAGCATCTGGCATCAGAGGGGCGCGAGCCACCACAGGAGAACTTGCGATAGGCTGCAGGGGACAGATTGGTCACATCACACAGACTCAAGCCCCGCCCCGCTGTCCTTACACCAAGCCCACCTGTGGAAAGTTGAAGGAAGATGTGATCCAAAAGctaataaaaaaggaaacaggagttgtgcatgtgtgtatacgAATGAGCAGCTAAAACAGTGAGTGCAATGAAGCCAGCACAGTAAAGTGGCAATACAAAGAACATGTGATCTGTCCAAGCATCCCAAGTGCTCTCTGATGTTGTGAACATGCTCTTGTCTTTCAGTTGTCAAactgtgagattttttttttttatttccacaagCAGGTGACAAATAAACTTACGCTTTTTGCATGACTTGACCCTCTGGGGTGTTTGGTGGGGTGCAAGAGGAGGACCCTCACCAGAAGAATCTCCAAAATTGGACAGGACGCTGTCTATTCTCATCATCTCTGCTTCAACCAGAGGGCTGACAGGAGGCAAACAGTCCCTCTCATCACCTCCTGTGCAAGGCTCTGGAAAATcaggacaaacaaacatacaagaCCATCTTTAATTCACAAACTCTCACTAGCAATAAGAGGCACACAAGCCAAAAAAGCCAACAATTTTCTAAACAAGCAAACTGAACTCTATTTTAGGTCACAGAAAGGATCATACAGCAAGGTCATTGAGAGATACCAGGCCAGCTTTTTGGGCTGAAATAAAGATTCAACTGAGGTGCCTCAATGAATATTCAGTTTGCTTAAAATGCTTTCCTTTCAAGACAAGTGCATTAATCCAGTGATCAAGAAAGGACACACTGTATGTACAGAACAGGACGgttatatatattaaaaaaataataataatttaaaaaaaaggtgggggggcagccatggcctagaggttggagaagcggcttgtgattgtagagtcactggtttgattcccccaccggatgggcagtaaaaatttgggtgtggtggagtgattaatgctaCAAATGCTACAAATGCCCCCCTCTCCCaattagccgactgatgtgcccatgagcaaggcacttaacttaatttgctccccgggcaagcccactgctcctgtgtgtgtttcactgctgggtgttgcatgtgtgtgttcaactaaggatgggtcaaatgcagaagacaaattcagtgtgtgtatgtaaaaatatatatactgtcaataaagctgattcttatttctgattcttaattcttcttaatTCTTAAAAGCTTTGGACCAGTGTGAAAACTTGATACAGATATATTATGAATGCGTATCAGCATAATGGACAACATTACAGAGTCAACAAGTCAACATGTTCTTAAACATTTACTCACGTTGGTCACGTTCCTGTTCCAGTCTCGCTGGCTCAGGGCTGTTAGAAAAGCTCAAGTCAGGCGAGTGATGAAGATGAGCTTCTTCCTTATCGGGCTCTACAGCTTTAGGACTTGACTCCTCTATAAAGActacaaaacaatgaaagacaTGGTTTAGTTATAGCCATCACAACTTACTTAAAGTGAATAACCACATATTAAACGTGAAGTTGAAGCTAAGAACACGGAACCTAAAAGCTCACCAGAGATCTCCTTCTTTGGAGGGACATCTTTCTGTCTGATGACTTTAGAGGGCCGACCTCTACGGGTGGTGATCACTTTTGTCTTGTTAGGGGAAGTCTGTCTCCGTCTGGTCTTCTGAGGGACATAAAGGCTGTCCTCCGACTCagaagatggtgatgatgagcTGGATTCATTCTGCTTGGAAACCACAGGTAAAGTTTCGGTCTGGGGTTGGTCTTTTCCTTGGCTGATGGGCGTATCTGGCTGATTGTCCTCTGTCTTGGCCCTGAATGGCGTGACGTGAACCGTCTCTtcacagtcaaagtcaaaggTGTCATTAAATCCCAGTGAGGTGTTGAGCTTATTCCCTTGTGATGGAGGTGCAGTTTTGGCCCGTGTGGCTGACCGGTCCCGACTCTTGGAGCGGGCTCTAGGTTTTGGATTCTCCCAAGGTTTCTTTAAAGGGCCACGCTCTGGTTTGCGACCTCTCTCTGGTTTCCGTGCAGCCGGTTCTGGTTTGGTGCGTGGCTGCTGCAGGCCTCGTTTCTTGCTGGGTCGCTGCTGGTTGGTTTTTTTGGGTAAGACAGGTTCAGGGGTAGAATGCTGAATCTCCTCAGTGTCATTGTGGTCTATGAAATCCAGTTCAGCTCCTTGCTGTGGCTGATTCAGATTTCCATCATCACCGCTAATAGGACTTGCTATTAAAGCACCCAGGCCTGTAACGGGGTCCCTCTCACTCAACGTCTTTTCTCGCACACGCTCAGACCGTCTCCTGCTTCTTCTGTCTGCATGGCGACGCCTCACACC comes from Scatophagus argus isolate fScaArg1 chromosome 17, fScaArg1.pri, whole genome shotgun sequence and encodes:
- the sgo1 gene encoding shugoshin 1 isoform X4, with the protein product MVKERAQKKSFQQSLEDIKEKMKEKRNKRLASASAPSRGRTRMINKSSVANSTHTILKGIQLNNKTLAVALQTEKEKVRQANAVILQLKREQQALFLHLLLLKRKLKEQEALAASASEVHLVPQHRVDVARRKRTSQNLDEPFVCQASPVCADPQPSEKNDQSEYNEKVTLPSTVGVRRRHADRRSRRRSERVREKTLSERDPVTGLGALIASPISGDDGNLNQPQQGAELDFIDHNDTEEIQHSTPEPVLPKKTNQQRPSKKRGLQQPRTKPEPAARKPERGRKPERGPLKKPWENPKPRARSKSRDRSATRAKTAPPSQGNKLNTSLGFNDTFDFDCEETVHVTPFRAKTEDNQPDTPISQGKDQPQTETLPVVSKQNESSSSSPSSESEDSLYVPQKTRRRQTSPNKTKVITTRRGRPSKVIRQKDVPPKKEISVFIEESSPKAVEPDKEEAHLHHSPDLSFSNSPEPARLEQERDQQPCTGGDERDCLPPVSPLVEAEMMRIDSVLSNFGDSSAYRKFSCGGSRPSDARCSTPVPARKRRCTMVVDYKEPTLNAKLRRGDKFTDLQFLRSPIFKQKSGRRNSVQKSRNSVSSQQPFKKYNESFVGCR
- the sgo1 gene encoding shugoshin 1 isoform X3 is translated as MVKERAQKKSFQQSLEDIKEKMKEKRNKRLASASAPSRGRTRMINKSSVANSTHTILKGIQLNNKTLAVALQTEKEKVRQANAVILQLKREQQALFLHLLLLKRKLKEQEALAASASEVHLVPQHRVDVARRKRTSQNLDEPFVCQASPVCADPQPSEKNDQSEYNEKVTLPSTVGVRRRHADRRSRRRSERVREKTLSERDPVTGLGALIASPISGDDGNLNQPQQGAELDFIDHNDTEEIQHSTPEPVLPKKTNQQRPSKKRGLQQPRTKPEPAARKPERGRKPERGPLKKPWENPKPRARSKSRDRSATRAKTAPPSQGNKLNTSLGFNDTFDFDCEETVHVTPFRAKTEDNQPDTPISQGKDQPQTETLPVVSKQNESSSSSPSSESEDSLYVPQKTRRRQTSPNKTKVITTRRGRPSKVIRQKDVPPKKEISVFIEESSPKAVEPDKEEAHLHHSPDLSFSNSPEPARLEQERDQQPCTGGDERDCLPPVSPLVEAEMMRIDSVLSNFGDSSGEGPPLAPHQTPQRVKSCKKPYRKFSCGGSRPSDARCSTPVPARKRRCTMVVDYKEPTLNAKLRRGDKFTDLQFLRSPIFKQKSGRRNSVQKSRNSVSSQQPFKKYNESFVGCR
- the sgo1 gene encoding shugoshin 1 isoform X1, which encodes MVKERAQKKSFQQSLEDIKEKMKEKRNKRLASASAPSRGRTRMINKSSVANSTHTILKGIQLNNKTLAVALQTEKEKVRQANAVILQLKREQQALFLHLLLLKRKLKEQEALAASASEVHLVPQHRVDVARRKRTSQNLDEPFVCQASPVCADPQPSEKNDQSEYNEKVTLPSTVGVRRRHADRRSRRRSERVREKTLSERDPVTGLGALIASPISGDDGNLNQPQQGAELDFIDHNDTEEIQHSTPEPVLPKKTNQQRPSKKRGLQQPRTKPEPAARKPERGRKPERGPLKKPWENPKPRARSKSRDRSATRAKTAPPSQGNKLNTSLGFNDTFDFDCEETVHVTPFRAKTEDNQPDTPISQGKDQPQTETLPVVSKQNESSSSSPSSESEDSLYVPQKTRRRQTSPNKTKVITTRRGRPSKVIRQKDVPPKKEISVFIEESSPKAVEPDKEEAHLHHSPDLSFSNSPEPARLEQERDQQPCTGGDERDCLPPVSPLVEAEMMRIDSVLSNFGDSSGEGPPLAPHQTPQRVKSCKKRGLGVRTAGRGLSLCDVTNLSPAAYRKFSCGGSRPSDARCSTPVPARKRRCTMVVDYKEPTLNAKLRRGDKFTDLQFLRSPIFKQKSGRRNSVQKSRNSVSSQQPFKKYNESFVGCR
- the sgo1 gene encoding shugoshin 1 isoform X2; translated protein: MVKERAQKKSFQQSLEDIKEKMKEKRNKRLASASAPSRGRTRMINKSSVANSTHTILKGIQLNNKTLAVALQTEKEKVRQANAVILQLKREQQALFLHLLLLKRKLKEQEALAASASEVHLVPQHRVDVARRKRTSQNLDEPFVCQASPVCADPQPSEKNDQSEYNEKVTLPSTVGVRRRHADRRSRRRSERVREKTLSERDPVTGLGALIASPISGDDGNLNQPQQGAELDFIDHNDTEEIQHSTPEPVLPKKTNQQRPSKKRGLQQPRTKPEPAARKPERGRKPERGPLKKPWENPKPRARSKSRDRSATRAKTAPPSQGNKLNTSLGFNDTFDFDCEETVHVTPFRAKTEDNQPDTPISQGKDQPQTETLPVVSKQNESSSSSPSSESEDSLYVPQKTRRRQTSPNKTKVITTRRGRPSKVIRQKDVPPKKEISVFIEESSPKAVEPDKEEAHLHHSPDLSFSNSPEPARLEQERDQQPCTGGDERDCLPPVSPLVEAEMMRIDSVLSNFGDSSGGLGVRTAGRGLSLCDVTNLSPAAYRKFSCGGSRPSDARCSTPVPARKRRCTMVVDYKEPTLNAKLRRGDKFTDLQFLRSPIFKQKSGRRNSVQKSRNSVSSQQPFKKYNESFVGCR